The Triticum aestivum cultivar Chinese Spring chromosome 3A, IWGSC CS RefSeq v2.1, whole genome shotgun sequence genome includes a region encoding these proteins:
- the LOC123062496 gene encoding uncharacterized protein has protein sequence MEALGLLGRACRLGHFRRRSTATPPPPPPRSNSKRCRAVRAGARAASSSAPRAMEAKREEPRVVTLRPVEATPESFAPFGQVIAASPDGDQFGPHDAQLDLSRGIPRFYIMRLESRPLKFSSITHHASVTQCLGSIGGQDWYLGVAKPSIVDGATEQSGGGSAVQSRAGHFYLPPDPSEVCVFRVSGPKFLKLHAGTWHAGPLFKADAVDFYNLELSNTNIVDHTTHYFKKHDGVAFVIED, from the exons ATGGAGGCGCTGGGCCTCCTGGGCCGCGCGTGCCGCCTCGGCCACTTCCGCCGCCGCAGCACGGccactcctccccctccccctcctcgcagcaacAGCAAGCGCTGCAGAGCCGTGCGCGCCGGAGCCAGAGCCGCCTCGTCGTCGGCGCCGCGGGCGATGGAAGCCAAGCGGGAGGAGCCGAGGGTGGTGACGCTGCGGCCGGTGGAGGCCACGCCGGAGTCCTTCGCGCCCTTCGGGCAGGTCATCGCCGCCTCCCCCGACGGCGACCAGTTCGGCCCCCACGACGCCCAGCTCGACCTCAGCCGCGGCATCCCCAG GTTCTACATCATGAGATTGGAGAGCAGGCCGCTCAAGTTCTCGTCCATCACCCACCACGCCAGCGTCACGCAGTGCCTGGGCTCCATCGGCGGCCAGGACTGGTACCTCGGCGTGGCCAAGCCTTCCATCGTTGACGGGGCGACGGAGCAGAGTGGTGGCGGGAGTGCCGTGCAGTCGCGCGCTGGGCATTTCTATCTGCCCCCGGACCCGTCCGAGGTCTGCGTCTTCCGTGTCTCCGGTCCGAAATTTCTCAAGCTGCACGCCGGGACCTGGCACGCCGGGCCGCTGTTCAAGGCAGACGCCGTGGATTTCTATAATCTAGAGCTGAGCAACACCAAT ATCGTGGATCACACCACGCACTACTTCAAGAAGCACGACGGTGTAGCCTTTGTGATCGAGGACTGA